In the bacterium genome, CAAGACACTTTGTAAAATTTCATTCATTTATATAATTATAATTCATAAAACATTTTTATGCTATTAAACTTAACGGATATTCCCTCTAAAATTGCAACATCCGTAATTATTACATAAGGTCAAATTATTGTTGTCTTAATCTAACATATCCACTACAACCTAACGTATTTGATGATGTCATAGGTCTCTCCATATCCAATCCGCATCCATATGTCGATGTCCAGCTACCTTTTGCATAAACTAATTCAGATGGCAACATCGTCTCAGTTCCATTTAAAACTATCTTCTCTATTATCATGTCTCTATCTTCTATATTTGCAAGATAAAAGTCATTAGTAAAATGTATAGTTAATTTTGATGGATCAGCATTTGGTACATCAATACTGTATATATATCCACCACTAGGAGATCTTTCATCTAAACACTTTCTGCCTATCTCATCATCGTTGTATTTAACCACCATATTTGGATATCCATTTTGACATATTGAAGTTGATGTTATATCTTGCAATGCCCTTGTACCTTTTGCATATATTACTAAGCTTGATGTTGGTTGTTGATTTGACTTTGTATATGTTTGTGTTACAACATTACTATTATCCATTCCTTCTTTATAAGCGATTGCTTTCAAAGTTGTTGTCGTTGAAATACTAATCGGTTCGGAATAAAGTATCCCTCTTGTAGTTGTCGGATCAGACTCATCAGTTGTATATCTAATTAAGGCTCCACTTGTCGGTGTGCTTAAATATACAATTAATGTATCCGTAAGCTCAAACTGTGTAGATAAACTGGAAAAGATCGGTGCTTCTACTTGGTGAATTGGTTGTATAACTGACACAATCACATTTTCAGTTGTCGTTAAAATAGAATCACTTACACTTAATTTCAAAGTATATACTCCTGGGCTACTAAATGTGGCTCTAGTAGTCAATGAATTAGCATCTGCAAATGTTACCACCCCATTTCCTGATATTTTACTCCAAGTTGAAGTCAAACTTTGTGTACCATTTGGTAATCCATCATCTATCGCTGTCCCTAACAAGTTTACACTTGATGGTAATGTAATGACCTGATCTACTCCTGCATTAATAATCGGAGCTTTATTTGTTTTTGAATTTTGATCATTAAGATCACAATTGTCATCATTGACATCATCTCTATTTCTACATTTACCTACTGAACAAACATATGAATTTGGATAACCACTTACTATGCTTGTACCACTGCCGTATAAAGTCGGTACAGCCTCTAAGCAATCATTATTACTTATACATAGCGTATTACATCTATTATCAAAAGTCGTACTTTTAGGATCGGTCTTAATTAAATTATTATACATTACTATACTATCCCGATTTCCAATCCCTGCTACCGGCTGAGCTTGCACCAATATATCTACCTTATTCGGAGCAGCTTCTGGTGTATAGACTAGTGGTCCAAAATTATCAATCATATTATTATAGACGCTCACATATTCGTTTTTTTGATTCAGTGTTGTATAATTTACTAAACCTGAATTATTATCAGAGATTGGCCAAAATGATGCTACAAAATATATCCCTAAACCACAGCTCTTTAGACTATTGTCATATATTTTAATATCTCTAGCATTATTGTTTTCACCCTTTAAGCCAAACAGTGTTATACATCCTCCTGTTAAACTGTTATTTCCAAACCACGAGTTTGGATAAACTATCCCACTATCTTTTATCGTGTTGTTATGGACATCTACAGCATACAGTGGTGCATGTGGAGTTGATGATAATTCAACCCCCCCCCTTAACACCTTTTATAGTATTATCTGCTATAGATATATTCCTTATTGTTGCTTTCTCAATGTCTCCATTACAATCCGTTGCAGGTTGGTTTATTATTGAAATACCCTCGATAGTTGAACCATCAGCTATAGTTCCTGTTCCAATTATTGTATTTCCTACAATTGTAATGTCTTTTGGTCCTCCATGACATGGTGGATCTACATTTAAAACATGACTAGATACAAAAATTGCTCTATCTTGAATATTCTCCAAGATATTTTTTGTTATGTCAATCTTATTTGATTGACCAACAATAGATATCCCGGTCTGACCGTCAACCTTTCCATTGGAAATGAAGATATTATTTGAAATGCTTGATCTATCACTAGTCCCATCCCTATTGGTGAAATTTGAAGATAGGGATACGCTTCCCCGATGATGATGAAACACACATTCCGGACATGGATCTGTATTATCAAAAGTGTTATTGCTCAAATTGACTCTTTTTATATTAGATGTTGCTAAAGCAACATCATATGATTTAAACACAGAATTAGTCACTTCTACATAATCAGCGCTTATTGACGGTGGATAATCTGGATGCTCTCTGATTTGCAAACAAATGTTTGATTTCAAGTAATAATTTGCAACATCTCTATATGTTCCACTACAATGAATATTATCAACATATATATTACCAGCCGTATTCACAATTGCAATTAATGCTCTAGTATATTTGTTTTTACTATTACCTTCAAATATTATATTTTTCAATTTCAGGTTTCTACCTCCTTGTGCCAAGAATAAATAGCCCTTATCGACATTTTGATCTTTATCAATAAAAGTAGGTCTTTCTATATAACTACTTCCCTCTATGACTAAATTATCATAAATACCTAGTAATGTTATTGCATTATCTTCTTGCGGGTTATTTTGATTTTTGAAAAAGTAGAACCTTGCTGCAGGAATCTTAATAATTATCTCATCCACTGGATTTATCTTAGCAGCATTTGCCTGATGAATTATTCGATTAAAGAATACTGCAGAATTTGCATTTTCATTATTAGCATAGTTAGAATAATTAGGACACATTGAGACATCTATATTCAAGGAATTTTCTTCGCAATTATAAACTAGTTGATCTGCCTTCACTTTTTCATTATCTAATCTATTGCGTAGGCTTAAAACTGCAGCTATAACAGCAATAGTGAGAATTGGTATTAATAACAAAACCAATAAAAAAATTAATTGTTTGTTTCTAAATTTATTATTCATGTTTCTATAATATTTACTTATCGACTTTAAATCAAAATACATACATAATTATTCTAAATTGTATGTATATTCAAAGAATATATCAACAAGAAAATCGGCGTTGAACTAACTTATTTCAAAGTATAGAGATATAGTATAACCTTGATTTTGTAAAATAGATACTAAGAACAATTTATTTAGTTATAACTTGATGAACTTATCAACAAATTGATGAATTTCTATGTTTTGTGAAAAATTTGAATAGTAAAAATCGGAACAGAAGTGAAGCCACATGCACATATAAACACTAAAGTCTAATACACAGATTTATAGTAAGTAATTTGAGTAATTATTCAAGAAAGGTTTGAGGAATTGTGTATTTTATCTGCAACATTCAGATAAACTTGAAGCGAAGGACGGGGATCGAACCCGCAACCCCCAGTTTGGAAAACTGGTGCTCTAACCAATTGAGCTACCCTCGCAAATTTAATTTTTCACACCTATAGTCAAAATATCGATCTGTTAGAAATTCAATAAACTGTGCACGTCCAATGAAAACTCTCACTTGTTTGATTCCTTTAGTCTTATCGCCTTTATACTGAAATAATATATAAAAATTTTTTATAGCTTGTTCTTGTCCATCTACAACGAATATTTCCTTAACAATACCTTTGTAAGTTATGTTTTCACTTTTAATAAGTCTCTCAATAAATTTCTTCGTTAGACCATACTTGGAACTATTCTTATACAAAAACTCTAAACCCATAATTCTAAACCTTGCTTTGTTCTTACCTATATAAGCTTCTATTGATGCATATAGTTCGTAAGATGTCGGAATTCGATTGGGGTCAACTGTTATATCGCCTAGTTCATTTCTACCACCTCCAGCAAGAATTTCATTTGCCACATAATAAAGAATGCCGAAGGTGGGACTTGAACCCACGACGCCCGCCTCTTCAGGGCGGCGCTCTACCACTGAGCTACCACGGCTAAGTAAATATAAATAGCTCCACGGAGAATCGAACTCCGATTTCCGGGATGAAAACCCGATGTCCTAACCGTTAGACGATGAAGCCATACACTATTTTGACTTACTAATTTTATATTTTTTGTATTCAAATGTCAAATTGAAAATGATAAAATCTAGTGAATTTCATGGATACAATCACACAAACAACGAGCAAAACCACATTTTCAAACGAAAGTATAGGTTACGCACTCAAAGATATAAAGTGGAAACTTAAGGAAGAAGAAAAGGCACGAACAGCTAAAAAAGCTGAGCTTGTGGGAAATATAGAAAAACTAAGCAAATTTCTTGAGGGCTTGAGAACTCATGATGAGTTTAGTGACCAGATTGATAAATGGCAAGAGCAATTACAGAAATACGAAGTAGCATCTACAGCTTATTTAACTAAAAAAATAGAGGATCCTGAAAATTTAACAGGAAAAATACCTCAAAATCCATGGCAAACCATTAGTAATGAGATATTTCAAATTAGAAGCAAGTCGCTTGGCTTAGGTTATGAAGAACTACAATTTGACCCCGTTATACAAAG is a window encoding:
- a CDS encoding chitobiase/beta-hexosaminidase C-terminal domain-containing protein, which encodes MLRGGVELSSTPHAPLYAVDVHNNTIKDSGIVYPNSWFGNNSLTGGCITLFGLKGENNNARDIKIYDNSLKSCGLGIYFVASFWPISDNNSGLVNYTTLNQKNEYVSVYNNMIDNFGPLVYTPEAAPNKVDILVQAQPVAGIGNRDSIVMYNNLIKTDPKSTTFDNRCNTLCISNNDCLEAVPTLYGSGTSIVSGYPNSYVCSVGKCRNRDDVNDDNCDLNDQNSKTNKAPIINAGVDQVITLPSSVNLLGTAIDDGLPNGTQSLTSTWSKISGNGVVTFADANSLTTRATFSSPGVYTLKLSVSDSILTTTENVIVSVIQPIHQVEAPIFSSLSTQFELTDTLIVYLSTPTSGALIRYTTDESDPTTTRGILYSEPISISTTTTLKAIAYKEGMDNSNVVTQTYTKSNQQPTSSLVIYAKGTRALQDITSTSICQNGYPNMVVKYNDDEIGRKCLDERSPSGGYIYSIDVPNADPSKLTIHFTNDFYLANIEDRDMIIEKIVLNGTETMLPSELVYAKGSWTSTYGCGLDMERPMTSSNTLGCSGYVRLRQQ